The genomic interval GCCTTCGGAGCCGTAACGGCGCGGCCGGCATCGCCCGGCGGGCCACCGGCCGGAGGGGGCGCAGGGCGGGCGGTCTCCTCGCCAAGCTGCTGCTCCAGGCGGGCTACGCGGCTGCGCAGCTCGATCAGCTCCAGCTGCAAACTCGCGACGGTACGTTCCCAGTGATCCAGCACCATGCGCAGATCGTCGCCTCCGTCGGCTGCCGAAGAAGCCTCGGCGCGCAGAGCCGCCGGATCGCCGGCCGCCGGGGCCGAATCACGGCGCGAAGATTCAGGCTCGCTTGGCTTGGCGCCGGACGTGTCTGCACTAAGCGCGTGTACGTCGTTCGTATGCTTAAGACGCTGGCCGAGCAGACCGGCGAGCTCTTCCTTGGACAATGCTGACGGTTGATCAGGTAAGGTCATCGATCCTCCAGCCTCCCGACCCCGGGTTCCTAGATTTCCGAACGTTGTTAGGGTCAATTCCCATTTTACATGAAAAAAAGACTCGCTGCTCAGTACTCTTCCTAAACCGAGTGCGTATCGCCGATTCTCGCCGGATGAACCGGGCGTGCCGCGATTTGAAGCGGAGGCGCGCAACGGGTTATGATCAAAGGGGCATAAAAACAAGGATTCCATCCTATGGAACGCAAAGGAGCGCATCTGTTACATGGAGCTTTTAGAAGCGATTAAAGGGCGCCGCAGCATCGGCAAAGTTAAGGACGAGCCGGTCGCCCGCGAATTGATCGAGCAGGTCATCGAGGCGGCGACGTGGGCGCCAAGTCATCACAAGACCGAGCCTTGGCGGTTCGTCGTCCTGACCGGCGAAGGCAGAGGCCTACTGGGCCGTGCATACGCGGCAATGGCGGCGTCTGCGGTCGCCGGCATGAGCGAGCAGGACCGTGCGGACCGTCTCTCCCGCGAAGAAGCCAAGGCGCTGCGGTCGCCGGTCGTCATCGTTGCCGTAAGCTCGCCGGCGGTGGACCATCCGCGCGCAGTGCTGTGGGAAGAGCGCGCCGCCGCGCATGCCGCCGTGCAAAATCTGCTGCTGGCCGCGTATAACGCGGGCCTCGGCGCAGTCTGGCGTACCGGCGACGGCCTCGGGCATCCGGAGATGGTCAAGGCGTTTGAACTGACGGGGAACGAAGAGATCGTGGGCTTCATCTATATCGGTTATCCGGACATGAATGCGCCGGCCGCTGTCCGGGTCCCGGGCACGGACAAGACGCGCTGGATCGAGCAGTAATACGACATAAGGCTTCTGCGAGCGCGTGCGCATGCAGAAGCCTTATGTATGATTGCAGAGGCTGGTGCGTAACTTATAACTGCGGCTTTTCGCACGGACACAGTCTCGTCTCTCCCTGGTCAAAGGCTCACTGGGCGAGGCTCTCTTTATCTCATCCGCTCGACGCACAACCGGAAAGGAGGCAGGCGCCTGATGACTCAAGTCGTTCTGTGGTGCGTCGTGGCAGCTTGCGCTGTGCTTGCGCTCGCGCTCGCGCTTGTCTGCCTGTATCTGTACCGGGTGGCGATCGCGCGAAGCAGCAAAGGCTTTCTCGGCGCCGATCCCAGCCTGCCGGAAAACGAAGCGTCGAGCTGGCATTCCGCGGCAGCCTGGTACGCCGGCCAACCCTTCGAGCTGGTCGAGATCACTTCGTTCGACGGGCTCAAGCTGCGCGCGCATTATTTGCCGGCTGCCGACGCGTCGCACCGCGCCGTCG from Cohnella hashimotonis carries:
- a CDS encoding nitroreductase family protein, producing MELLEAIKGRRSIGKVKDEPVARELIEQVIEAATWAPSHHKTEPWRFVVLTGEGRGLLGRAYAAMAASAVAGMSEQDRADRLSREEAKALRSPVVIVAVSSPAVDHPRAVLWEERAAAHAAVQNLLLAAYNAGLGAVWRTGDGLGHPEMVKAFELTGNEEIVGFIYIGYPDMNAPAAVRVPGTDKTRWIEQ